One genomic segment of Amycolatopsis sp. Hca4 includes these proteins:
- a CDS encoding MFS transporter, protein MSYEPDPRRWKALAVSLTAGFMGLLDVSIVNVALPSMQAGLHASSGGIRWVVSGYALAFGLVLVTGGRLGDAFGRRNMFLGALAAFVLTSALAGAAPNETTLVLARLAQGLAAGMLTPQNTGLIQDLFRGAERGRAFGMFGAVVGISTAVGPILGGVIIAVFGAEDGWRWVFYVNVPIGVLAFALALRLLPRSEKKQLKISSEIDFVGIALLAVAVLGVLLPVIDSDSGGFKQLWWLFLVAAAFGFAFVRWERSVVRRGRSPLLDTRLFTGTPGYASGAAVGALYFCGFAGIWLVFAMYFQQGLGYSPLQSGLSVTPFALGSAVSAAVAGRLVPRFGRRLTVTGLAMVATGLLAVALLAELVPPSASGWAFALPLVFAGVGGGMVISPNTTLTLECVPVRMAGVAGGALQTGQRIGTAIGTAVLASVFGLVLGHGYPVALTVALGCAAILTCGALALAIAELRARRRRASEDEREERTAETSAADVHRT, encoded by the coding sequence ATGTCGTACGAACCCGACCCCCGGCGCTGGAAAGCGCTTGCCGTCTCGCTCACGGCCGGGTTCATGGGCCTGCTCGACGTCAGCATCGTCAACGTCGCCCTTCCCTCGATGCAGGCCGGCCTGCACGCGAGCAGCGGCGGCATCCGCTGGGTCGTCTCCGGCTACGCCCTGGCCTTCGGCCTGGTCCTCGTCACCGGCGGCCGCCTCGGGGACGCCTTCGGCCGGCGGAACATGTTCCTCGGCGCCCTCGCCGCCTTCGTCCTCACCAGTGCGCTGGCCGGCGCGGCCCCGAACGAGACCACCCTCGTTCTCGCCCGGCTCGCCCAGGGCCTGGCCGCCGGCATGCTGACCCCGCAGAACACCGGCCTGATCCAGGACCTCTTCCGCGGCGCCGAACGCGGCCGCGCGTTCGGCATGTTCGGCGCGGTCGTCGGGATCTCGACCGCCGTCGGCCCGATCCTCGGCGGCGTCATCATCGCCGTCTTCGGCGCCGAAGACGGCTGGCGGTGGGTGTTCTACGTCAACGTCCCGATCGGCGTCCTCGCGTTCGCCCTCGCGCTGCGCCTGCTGCCGCGAAGCGAGAAAAAGCAGCTCAAGATCTCCTCGGAGATCGACTTCGTCGGCATCGCGCTGCTGGCGGTCGCCGTCCTCGGCGTGCTGCTGCCCGTCATCGACTCGGACAGCGGCGGCTTCAAGCAGCTGTGGTGGCTCTTCCTCGTCGCCGCGGCGTTCGGGTTCGCGTTCGTGCGCTGGGAGCGGTCGGTGGTCCGGCGCGGCCGGTCGCCGCTGCTCGACACGCGCCTGTTCACCGGCACCCCGGGGTACGCCTCGGGCGCGGCGGTCGGGGCGCTCTACTTCTGCGGGTTCGCCGGGATCTGGCTGGTCTTCGCAATGTACTTCCAGCAGGGCCTCGGCTATTCGCCGCTGCAGTCGGGTCTGTCGGTGACGCCGTTCGCGCTCGGCTCGGCCGTCTCGGCCGCCGTGGCCGGCCGGCTGGTGCCGCGCTTCGGCCGCCGGCTCACCGTCACCGGGCTCGCCATGGTCGCCACCGGGCTGCTGGCCGTCGCGCTGCTCGCGGAACTGGTTCCGCCGTCGGCGTCCGGCTGGGCCTTCGCGCTGCCACTGGTGTTCGCGGGCGTCGGCGGTGGGATGGTGATCTCGCCGAACACGACGTTGACCCTGGAGTGCGTGCCGGTGCGGATGGCCGGGGTGGCCGGCGGCGCGCTGCAGACCGGCCAGCGGATCGGCACGGCGATCGGCACCGCCGTGCTCGCCTCGGTCTTCGGCCTGGTCCTCGGCCACGGCTACCCGGTGGCGCTCACCGTCGCGCTCGGCTGCGCGGCCATCCTGACGTGCGGTGCGCTCGCCCTCGCCATCGCCGAATTGCGGGCGCGGCGGCGCCGGGCGTCCGAGGACGAGCGCGAGGAGCGGACGGCCGAGACGTCCGCGGCCGACGTCCACCGGACCTGA
- a CDS encoding low temperature requirement protein A, with translation MTDQPSRIRVWYRPMRSRDRAEHHRVATPLELLFDLCFVVAVGQAATALHHALAEGHAVHGVTSFAMVFFAIWWGWLNFSWFASAFDTDDVPYRLATLVQIAGGLTIAAGVSSAFEGDFRVIVAGYVLMRLAMVVQWLRAARSEPECRPAALRYAAGIVVVQALWIARLWVPGTAGAVGFVVLVLVELAVPVWAESNGGTTWHPHHIAERYGLFTLIVLGEVILSATNAIKEGTAEPGHTGALISLAAAGLVLVFSMWWLYFDRPGHARLVRRPTKFTSMSWGYGHYFIFASAAAVGAGLEVAVAYDTGTLHLGGVAAALPTTIPVAVFLLSVWLLHIGPTNECRPIAIGFPVTAVLVLAASFTPAPIHIAAGLAAALVVLTVVATHGERQPA, from the coding sequence ATGACCGACCAGCCGTCGCGGATCCGGGTCTGGTACCGGCCGATGCGCTCCCGCGACCGCGCTGAGCACCACCGCGTCGCCACCCCGCTGGAACTGCTCTTCGACCTCTGTTTCGTGGTCGCCGTCGGCCAGGCCGCGACCGCGCTGCACCACGCGCTCGCCGAAGGCCACGCGGTCCACGGCGTCACCTCGTTCGCGATGGTGTTCTTCGCGATCTGGTGGGGCTGGCTCAACTTCAGCTGGTTCGCCTCGGCGTTCGACACCGACGACGTCCCGTACCGGCTGGCCACGCTCGTGCAGATCGCCGGCGGGCTGACCATCGCGGCCGGGGTGTCGAGCGCGTTCGAGGGCGACTTCCGGGTAATCGTCGCCGGGTACGTCCTGATGCGGCTGGCGATGGTGGTCCAGTGGCTGCGCGCGGCGCGGTCGGAGCCGGAGTGCCGTCCGGCCGCGCTGCGGTACGCCGCCGGGATCGTCGTGGTCCAGGCGCTGTGGATCGCGCGGCTGTGGGTGCCGGGGACCGCCGGTGCCGTCGGGTTCGTGGTGCTCGTGCTGGTGGAGCTCGCCGTGCCGGTGTGGGCCGAGAGCAACGGCGGCACGACGTGGCACCCGCACCACATCGCCGAGCGGTACGGCCTGTTCACGCTGATCGTCCTCGGCGAGGTGATCCTCAGCGCGACGAACGCGATCAAGGAGGGCACCGCGGAGCCGGGCCACACCGGTGCGCTGATCTCACTGGCCGCGGCCGGCCTGGTGCTCGTGTTCTCCATGTGGTGGCTGTACTTCGACCGGCCCGGCCACGCGCGGCTCGTCCGCCGCCCGACCAAGTTCACGTCGATGAGCTGGGGCTACGGCCACTACTTCATCTTCGCCTCGGCGGCGGCCGTCGGTGCCGGCCTCGAGGTGGCGGTCGCCTACGACACGGGGACGCTGCACCTCGGCGGCGTGGCGGCCGCGCTGCCGACCACGATCCCGGTCGCGGTGTTCCTGCTGAGCGTGTGGCTGCTGCACATCGGCCCGACGAACGAGTGCCGCCCGATCGCCATCGGTTTCCCGGTGACGGCGGTGCTCGTCCTGGCGGCGTCCTTCACGCCCGCGCCGATCCACATCGCCGCCGGGCTCGCGGCCGCTCTGGTCGTGCTGACGGTCGTCGCGACCCATGGGGAGCGCCAGCCGGCCTGA